A genomic window from Sphingobacterium spiritivorum includes:
- the icd gene encoding NADP-dependent isocitrate dehydrogenase, with translation MSSKITKDPKGQLQVPDKPVIPFIIGDGIGPDIWKAAVRVFDSAIAKAYSGQRQIEWKEVLAGEKAFEQTGEWLPEETLNILREYLVGIKGPLTTPVGGGIRSLNVALRKDLDLYVCQRPTKWYEGVPSPVKHPEYVDMVIFRENTEDIYAGIEFAAGTPEAHKIQNYLKTELEVDYNFSDTTGVGIKLVSEEGSKRLIRAAINFAIEQNRKSVALVHKGNIMKYTEGAFKNWGYEVAEKEFAAQTYTWGQWERTKAEKGEQAANEEQKAAEAAGKIIIKDVIADNFLQQILLNPRDYAVVATLNLNGDYISDALAAIVGGIGIAPGANINYATGHAVFEATHGTAPRFANTNTMNPSSVILSGVMMLEYMGWQEAADAIVQALSQTIREKTVTVDFYNLMTDATLVKTNEFADKIIEKL, from the coding sequence TCGGAGATGGTATCGGTCCGGATATATGGAAAGCGGCAGTTCGTGTGTTTGACAGCGCCATAGCCAAAGCATATTCAGGTCAGAGACAGATCGAGTGGAAAGAAGTACTTGCCGGTGAAAAAGCATTTGAGCAGACAGGAGAATGGCTTCCTGAAGAAACACTCAATATCCTCAGAGAATATCTTGTGGGGATCAAAGGTCCGCTTACCACACCTGTAGGTGGAGGAATACGCTCTCTGAATGTCGCTCTTCGAAAAGATCTGGATCTGTATGTATGTCAGAGACCGACCAAATGGTACGAAGGTGTTCCATCACCGGTCAAACATCCGGAATATGTAGACATGGTTATCTTCCGTGAAAATACAGAGGATATTTATGCAGGAATCGAATTTGCAGCCGGAACACCGGAAGCACATAAAATACAGAACTATTTAAAAACTGAACTTGAGGTAGACTATAATTTTTCGGATACCACTGGTGTAGGGATTAAGCTGGTCTCTGAAGAAGGATCCAAACGCCTGATCCGTGCAGCCATTAATTTTGCTATTGAACAAAACCGTAAATCTGTTGCTCTGGTGCACAAGGGTAATATCATGAAATATACCGAAGGTGCATTCAAAAACTGGGGGTACGAAGTAGCTGAAAAGGAGTTTGCGGCCCAGACGTACACCTGGGGACAGTGGGAGCGTACAAAAGCTGAAAAAGGCGAACAGGCAGCCAATGAGGAGCAAAAAGCTGCCGAAGCAGCAGGTAAGATCATTATAAAAGATGTCATTGCAGATAATTTTTTACAGCAGATCCTGTTGAACCCAAGAGATTATGCTGTAGTAGCTACTCTTAATCTGAATGGAGATTACATCTCTGATGCATTAGCAGCTATTGTAGGCGGAATCGGTATAGCGCCCGGAGCAAATATAAATTATGCGACAGGTCATGCGGTATTCGAAGCGACACATGGAACTGCACCGAGATTTGCAAATACCAATACGATGAATCCTTCTTCTGTGATACTAAGCGGAGTCATGATGCTGGAGTATATGGGCTGGCAGGAAGCTGCAGATGCAATTGTGCAGGCACTTTCACAAACTATACGCGAAAAAACAGTTACAGTCGATTTCTACAATCTGATGACAGATGCGACATTGGTCAAAACCAATGAATTTGCAGATAAGATTATCGAGAAATTATAA
- a CDS encoding winged helix-turn-helix transcriptional regulator: MRKESSANLENETILRDYCQAMKTLQLFSGRWKISILFAIHSSVKTYTELKSLLLNVSDRMLAKQLNELIKDRLLEKEKTKTTSSYRLTSRGRNICKLLEQLRAFEDEKS; this comes from the coding sequence ATGCGTAAAGAATCATCCGCAAATCTGGAAAATGAAACAATCCTGAGAGACTATTGTCAGGCTATGAAAACCCTGCAGCTTTTTAGTGGAAGATGGAAAATATCAATTCTGTTTGCAATACACAGCTCCGTAAAAACGTATACTGAACTCAAATCTTTGTTGCTTAATGTCAGTGATCGTATGCTGGCCAAGCAACTGAATGAATTGATTAAGGATCGCTTACTTGAAAAAGAAAAAACCAAAACGACTTCTTCTTATCGTCTTACCTCAAGGGGACGGAATATCTGTAAATTACTGGAGCAATTACGCGCATTTGAGGATGAAAAATCTTAG
- a CDS encoding VOC family protein — protein MELKENIIRFHHVCIKAQDITETLTFYKQFGFEEVHHWSLPEFQLEMCVMLYHRGLDCHLEICDKNASIPTQGRKRYPEEEYVENALLHICFMVKDVAEAMQHAISYGAKPLSKEVWEINLKNEKKSVTVNNGLVYSPNGEVIEFIKELSF, from the coding sequence ATGGAATTAAAAGAAAATATCATCCGCTTTCACCATGTCTGTATCAAAGCACAGGACATCACAGAGACCCTTACGTTTTATAAGCAGTTTGGATTTGAAGAGGTACATCACTGGTCTCTTCCTGAGTTTCAACTGGAAATGTGTGTTATGCTGTATCACAGAGGGCTGGATTGTCATCTGGAAATATGTGATAAGAATGCCAGTATACCGACACAGGGCCGCAAAAGATATCCGGAAGAAGAATACGTAGAGAATGCACTCTTACATATCTGTTTTATGGTAAAAGACGTAGCTGAAGCCATGCAGCATGCGATATCATACGGAGCCAAACCATTGAGTAAAGAAGTCTGGGAGATCAATCTTAAAAATGAAAAGAAGAGCGTTACTGTAAACAATGGTCTGGTATATAGTCCGAATGGAGAAGTCATAGAATTTATAAAAGAGCTATCTTTCTAA
- a CDS encoding NAD(P)H-dependent oxidoreductase: protein MTKTLIIVIHPDLGSSRINKRWMEELKKYPEHYTVHDLYGSYPDEQIDIAREQALLSGYDRIIFQFCFYWFNCPPLFKKWLDVVLTHGWAYGRDSGYQLAGKKIALAITAGIDEQDFSAEGRYKYSLQELTAPFEITFQYIHADYRPLFAFYGAEHHATTERLEQSVLDYIEFIDQLT from the coding sequence ATGACTAAAACACTGATCATTGTTATCCATCCGGATTTAGGCAGTTCACGAATAAACAAACGATGGATGGAAGAACTAAAGAAATATCCGGAACACTATACTGTACATGATCTGTATGGCTCTTATCCTGATGAACAGATCGACATCGCACGCGAACAAGCCTTACTTTCCGGATATGATCGTATTATCTTTCAATTTTGTTTCTATTGGTTCAATTGTCCTCCCCTTTTCAAAAAATGGCTGGATGTCGTGCTGACTCATGGCTGGGCATATGGCCGGGACAGCGGTTACCAGTTGGCGGGCAAGAAGATCGCACTTGCTATCACAGCAGGTATAGACGAGCAGGATTTCAGTGCTGAAGGAAGGTATAAATACAGCTTACAAGAACTGACAGCGCCATTTGAAATTACTTTTCAATATATACATGCAGACTACCGTCCTCTTTTTGCTTTTTATGGAGCCGAACACCATGCTACGACCGAACGCTTAGAACAAAGTGTGCTTGATTATATTGAATTTATCGATCAATTAACTTAG